A stretch of Corallococcus silvisoli DNA encodes these proteins:
- a CDS encoding GlsB/YeaQ/YmgE family stress response membrane protein yields MKHTRLFPLLALLLVSGLASAQEAPAEPGPATAPAGSLTPPPLVGAPDEDVPPPPGSEGTSAGARPSVTAGALPGAKAAPAKDPVPRVGMEVLGGAAGGVVGATVLGSFGYLLGSGTVGCDECLVMAAAGAAAGALIGIPVGTYAGGRFMGGSGRLGATVAGSMVGWGAMLLTLTLVNSGSSDVPAPVNAALFILPVVGASAGFELSHGNALKQEAEAPAPTTSVRLLPVATYSAQGPRLALMGSF; encoded by the coding sequence GTGAAGCACACACGTCTGTTCCCACTCCTCGCCCTGCTGCTCGTGTCGGGTCTCGCCTCCGCCCAGGAGGCCCCCGCGGAGCCAGGACCGGCCACGGCCCCGGCCGGCAGCCTCACGCCGCCGCCCCTGGTGGGCGCGCCGGACGAGGACGTGCCCCCTCCGCCCGGAAGTGAAGGGACCTCCGCGGGCGCCCGCCCCTCCGTCACCGCCGGAGCCCTGCCCGGCGCGAAGGCCGCGCCCGCCAAGGACCCGGTGCCGCGCGTGGGGATGGAGGTGCTGGGCGGCGCGGCGGGAGGCGTGGTGGGCGCCACGGTGCTGGGGTCCTTCGGGTACCTGCTGGGCTCCGGGACGGTGGGGTGTGACGAGTGCCTGGTGATGGCCGCCGCGGGGGCCGCCGCGGGGGCCCTCATCGGCATCCCGGTGGGCACGTACGCCGGCGGGCGGTTCATGGGCGGGAGCGGCCGGCTGGGCGCCACGGTGGCCGGGAGCATGGTGGGCTGGGGCGCGATGCTGCTGACCCTCACGCTGGTGAACAGCGGCTCCTCCGACGTGCCCGCGCCCGTCAACGCCGCGCTCTTCATCCTCCCGGTGGTGGGGGCCAGCGCGGGCTTCGAGCTGTCCCACGGAAACGCCCTGAAGCAGGAGGCGGAGGCACCCGCGCCGACGACCAGCGTGCGCCTGCTGCCCGTGGCCACCTACAGCGCGCAGGGCCCGCGCCTGGCGTTGATGGGCAGCTTCTAG
- a CDS encoding MBL fold metallo-hydrolase gives MSEPLPGLGLFGPHTPVEPRSSAVVILYRRAHQGVEVFWVKRERALAFAGGFYAFPGGKLDADDAAVPVQGAQGDEAALRSAAARELFEEVGVLVAEGARAVSPEVLEAGRAALLAGTAKWSEWLAHHALSLRAEDLRPAGRWVTPPSVPVRFDTRFYLVELPEGAGASILPGELSEGAWIRPEDALSRWSDGSALLHPPAQHALQVLAEFTDEADARARLSTPPFCPGYVAQRIEFQRGVRVVALETPTLPPATHTNAYVLGTGDLLIVDPGSSDVKQYAKLLSLVAGLKAEGLRPVAVVLTHHHGDHVGGAFAVKERLGIPLWCHARTADRLDFPVERLLEDGEVLLLDGPVQQRWHVLHTPGHARGHVCLVDSRSKAAIVGDMVASVGSIVIDPPEGNMVDYLTQLKRLRDWPVTTLYPAHGAPVPDGPGKLNEYLRHRAQREALVLEAVPTTGATLAEVVATAYADTPPLLHPVAERSALASLEKLVSEGRVREDSFTWFRV, from the coding sequence ATGAGCGAGCCCCTTCCCGGCCTGGGCCTCTTCGGGCCCCACACCCCCGTGGAGCCCCGCTCCTCCGCGGTGGTCATCCTCTACCGCCGCGCGCACCAGGGCGTGGAGGTGTTCTGGGTGAAGCGCGAGCGGGCGCTGGCCTTCGCGGGCGGCTTCTACGCCTTCCCCGGCGGGAAGCTGGACGCGGACGACGCGGCCGTCCCCGTGCAGGGCGCCCAGGGCGACGAGGCCGCGCTGCGCTCGGCGGCGGCGCGCGAGCTGTTCGAGGAGGTGGGCGTGCTGGTGGCGGAGGGCGCGCGCGCCGTGTCCCCGGAGGTGCTGGAGGCGGGCCGGGCGGCGCTGCTCGCGGGCACGGCGAAGTGGAGCGAGTGGCTGGCCCACCACGCGCTGTCGCTGCGCGCGGAGGACCTGCGGCCCGCGGGGCGGTGGGTGACGCCGCCCTCCGTGCCGGTGCGCTTCGACACGCGCTTCTACCTGGTGGAGCTGCCGGAGGGCGCTGGGGCGAGCATCCTCCCCGGGGAGCTGTCGGAGGGGGCGTGGATCCGCCCGGAGGACGCGCTGTCGCGCTGGAGCGACGGCTCGGCGCTGTTGCATCCCCCCGCGCAGCACGCGTTGCAGGTGCTGGCGGAGTTCACGGATGAGGCGGACGCGCGCGCGCGGCTGAGCACGCCGCCGTTCTGCCCGGGCTACGTGGCCCAGCGCATCGAGTTCCAGCGCGGCGTGCGCGTGGTGGCGCTGGAGACGCCCACGCTGCCGCCCGCCACGCACACCAACGCGTACGTGCTGGGCACGGGCGACCTGCTCATCGTCGACCCGGGCTCCTCGGACGTGAAGCAGTACGCGAAGCTCCTGTCGCTGGTGGCGGGCCTGAAGGCGGAGGGGCTGCGGCCGGTGGCGGTGGTGCTCACGCACCATCACGGCGACCACGTGGGCGGGGCGTTCGCGGTGAAGGAGCGGCTGGGCATCCCGCTCTGGTGCCATGCGCGCACGGCGGACCGGCTGGACTTCCCGGTGGAGCGGCTGCTGGAGGACGGCGAGGTGCTGCTGCTGGACGGGCCGGTGCAGCAGCGCTGGCACGTGTTGCACACGCCGGGGCATGCGCGCGGGCACGTGTGCCTGGTGGACTCGCGCAGCAAGGCGGCCATCGTGGGCGACATGGTGGCGAGCGTGGGCTCCATCGTCATCGACCCGCCCGAGGGCAACATGGTGGACTACCTCACGCAGCTCAAGCGCCTGCGCGACTGGCCCGTCACCACGCTCTACCCCGCGCATGGCGCGCCGGTGCCGGACGGCCCCGGAAAGCTGAACGAATACCTGCGCCACCGCGCCCAGCGCGAGGCCCTGGTCCTGGAGGCGGTGCCCACGACGGGCGCCACGCTGGCGGAGGTGGTGGCGACGGCCTACGCGGACACGCCGCCGCTGCTGCACCCCGTGGCGGAGCGGAGCGCCCTGGCCTCACTGGAGAAGCTGGTGTCGGAGGGGCGCGTGCGCGAGGACTCCTTCACCTGGTTCCGCGTGTAG